DNA sequence from the Desmodus rotundus isolate HL8 chromosome 4, HLdesRot8A.1, whole genome shotgun sequence genome:
TGAAGCTTCAGTGACATGTTAAACAAGAGCTAGGACTTTTAGAAAGTTGAATGATATTTGTGGTTTATTCTACTCCGCTCTAAATCTGACATATTTGAGGTAAAAGTTGTTGGAAGCCAGGTTTCTGGATACTTGGTTTATTGCTTAttttgctaaaaataattttctttttaaatgattttcctaTCATTtatctaaaagtaaaaaataaatttaacaatttaaaaaataattatgcagtGATTCTGAAATTATTCTCACCTTTGATCTATACATTTTAACTAGTTTTAGCCTCCGAAGAAGGTCTTCTTTCTCCCGAATCTGCCTCAccaattttgccttttcttcatTTAATCCTTTTTTGGGAAGATTCTCATCAAAATCATTTTGCAGACCACTGCAAAACTCAGTATCAAATGACTTAGATGCACATGCATTGATATTCTTGAAggtatttttcaaatatgaacTTCCTTCAAATTCACTGTCTATGTGTTTAAAATTATCTTGAAATTCCAAACAGCTTTCTTCTGTTGAAGATGGTTTCTCTGAAAAGGTCTGATCGTTTTCCTCATTCTCTACTTTAAGACGTTTTACCACGCTATAACAGGAACTAAATGAAGATCTAGTTTTCCTTAACCGTTCTCTAAGTGTTGCACTCATAGGCTGTAAAAGGCAAAAACATTAATAATGTTAATCAAGAAAAACATTCCTAAGGCAAATAAATCTACTGGAAATAAAGATACACACCACTAGATGGCTTTCTGTCTCCATATATCTTAAGTAACCATCACAAAATGTCTCAAGATTCCTAGAAGCtccattagttttattttaatttagccaCATCGGCACTCGTCTACAGCAGTGTTGAGACCCTTACCCCAGTAATCACAAACATTTGCTCAGCAACTTCGCACATGCCTGACGCTGCTCCAGGTGCTTCAGTTACAAATTTGGGAGAAGACCTAGATCCTGCCACCACAGACCTTCGGGACACTGCAGATTCAAACTTCTTCCATCTGCAATGTTCTAATTCCCTGATGTGAAACTAAATAATTTATACGAAATGaaattttgggggtggggaaaagtcAAATACATTATCACAGGAGAAAgatctaaaattatttaatacatttatcaATGCTACACATTATGTTCATTAACAGTCTTCAATCGATTTAAAACCACCACGGCTACAGTAGCCAGAAATACAGAACTGACGCACTGAAAGAATAAGATTTCCATACTTGTTTTCTTGAACTACTTGTGTGGGGAGATGGTACATTGGCACAGCCTTGTGGAGTGCTAGGTAAAATCACAGCTGAGTCTGAAGGACTTCCCATCTTGAATATGAAGTCTTGGTTTacctctaaaaaacaaaataatcacaaaatgGAAATCAAGTTAACCCACACCTCTATATATCCCTGTTTTTATCAAAGAATTCTTTTATTGCAGGTAACATCAAGTAAGCCagcattttcctctttcatttagcTGTGATTCATTCTTGCTTTTTGCTGTCGTTTCCCATTTATCCTCCTAAATAAGGTGGTGTTGGTCCACATGGCAACTACTAGTTTTTCCATGGCAGATTGGCTGGCCTCTCATATAAAGAAAGACCCTCCATTTGTTTGCATCAAGATACCTTCAAAACCTGCCGTAGGGGGGTCGAGGAAAAGAAAAACGTTGGGTAGTTAATGCTTTCGTTTCGCCAGCCTCATAATGAAAGGAAATATCACTGAAATCTTGGCGCGTAGGACCTGATCACACTCCCCTAAACCGTAAAGGCTAGGGGATCAGAACCAATGCTCCTCCAGGCCTGGGGGATAAGGAACTCAACTGCAGATGCTTGTTAGTCTGTCCGTACCGTTTTCTTCTAAGTAGCGAAAAGACCCTGAAAAGCAGAGTCGACTCAAGTTTGTTTCCTGAAACAATGGCATCAACTTtcccgcgggggggggggggggggggcggaggcgaggggagagaaacaagccctccctcccttcccaccactgCAGAAAACCACACTAGCCCTGGGGACGCCAGGCCTGAGGTGCAGTTGAGACGTCCCCTGACCCCAGAAAGGGACGGCCATTCAACTGCACCGCAGATCCCGAGGCAGTTCAGCGCTCACACATCCCGCCGCCAGCCCGTACGCTACCTCCCTCCGCCATCCCCAGAGCGCAGAAAACCCGCCCCGACGCTCCCGTTCCAGGGGCAGAGCTTCCGAAGAGACGGAAGAAGCTCGCGATTGGCCGGATTGACTGACGCGCGGAGCCCCGCCTCACCCCGAGCCCCTAAGCGGCGGGAGCGCGCGCGGCCTCGAGCCTCCGGGAGCGAGCGCGGGCGGGGAGGGGCAACGCAGNNNNNNNNNNNNNNNNNNNNNNNNNNNNNNNNNNNNNNNNNNNNNNNNNNNNNNNNNNNNNNNNNNNNNNNNNNNNNNNNNNNNNNNNNNNNNNNNNNNNNNNNNNNNNNNNNNNNNNNNNNNNNNNNNNNNNNNNNNNNNNNNNNNNNNNNNNNNNNNNNNNNNNNNNNNNNNNNNNNNNNNNNNNNNNNNNNNNNNNNNNNNNNNNNNNNNNNNNNNNNNNNNNNNNNNNNNNNNNNNGAGCGCGCGCGGCCTCGAGCCTCCGGGAGCGAGCGCGGGCGGGGAGGGGCAACGCAGGGGACGGTGGAGACGTGTGATTGGCCAGATTGAGCGACGCGCGCGTCTCTGAGGCGCCGGGCGCCGTGGAGCCGCGGGGCTCAGCGCGCGCAGCCGCGAACCTCGGCCGGCGCCCGGGCGGTCGGGCTCGGCTTCCCGAAGATTGATTCCGAGGGAGCGCGCTTTTCTTTAcggcttcctctccctcctctttccttgcaaaacctttctccctgcttctgtgTTTTTGTGTTGGTGAAGTGTGTCTGAGAATGTCCCCCCCCATTCTGGCTCCCGTTTGGGTCATCTCTTCTCTCCTCACAGCCGAAGACTTTGCTCAGAACTGAGAGCCCCGAGAGTCGCTGTGTGCAAGAACGGCTGTGTGTTAAAGCCACAGCTCGTGAACTCCACGGGCGGGGCCGCCAAAGAGCAGCGCCGGGTTACACGGCCTGTTGCGAATCCACCCGGTAGCGGTCCCGGCGGCCCAGCCTCGCGTGTTCCACCGTGTTTACCTCAACGTTTGGATTTCCTCAGCTTGCCTTCAAGTCTGAGAGAAAATGTGCGCAAAGAAATTTGCTGCGGGGCCAGACAGGACGCAGGACAACCCCTAGGGAAGCCTGCGGTGTTCGGAAAGCAGGCACGGCCCCTGCCGAGACCCTGGCAGCGACACCCTTAGTCTAAACCCCCCCTGGGTGTCCTGCGCGGTGACGGGCCGCTGCCAGCTGACTAACCTGGGTGGGGCAGTGCGTTTGGGGAAGACGGCGTGAGTAATGTCTGAGTCACGAGGAAGGTGGGAAGTGTAAGGGTCCGGTGTTTTCAGGGCTAGTGAGTGGCCATTTTAGACGTCGACACCGTCTCTTTACTGACCTCTTCATGACCTTGGCTTGGAGGGTTGAACGCTGCCCGAAGCCGTCGGGTATAAATGGAAATCCAGGATACGAGGCCCCGGCCGGTGCAGCACGGTTGGCTGGATCGTCGGTTGTCccgtgcaccaaagggttgcgggttcgattcccgtcAGGGCGTGTATGGAACGCAAACAATCCATGTctttcagtctgtctgtctgtctctctctctcatgaaatgtccttgggtggggataaaaataaaatacaacacaataaaaaaaaaacctgaagacCTAACACAGTGACGAAAGACTTAAATGTGGGAGTCAAAAGACGTAGGTTCAAATCCCGGCACCATTGCTTTATGGGCTTTGTAAGGTACTGTCTCGGTGCCTTGGTTTCGTGGTGGGTAAAATGGGATTATAATATCCACCTCCTAGGTACTGGAAGACTAAATGAGAATTCATTACAGGCAATGTGAACATCTAGAAAGCACtcaataattgttattttattttatatttcgcAACTATATTCACCATTCCCCAATTGATTTAAAGAAATGTGCCACATAATTCTTTCATCCCTTTACTTCCTTTTCCAAAAAAGGCcacaggtttttgttttgggtgtttttttttttttaatgggcctGTTATCTGTGAGGTCTCTCACAATTTAAGTCATAAATAGCAGAAAACTTGGAGCCCccacaataattaaaatgtattccactctaagtttttcaaaaattatataaattaacctcaaggaatttacaaaatgaaagagagaactCATGATTTTGGGATATGGGTGTTATTTACCTAACCAAGCCACAGGTCTCAGTCTgtacttttatttctccctttaatCATCCACTGGCATCAGTTacttacattgaaaaaaaaaaagaatgatttgtcCTGAAACTAGAAGTACAGTGCAGACTCAGCATATTCTTTATACTTCGGGGCATGAGGTTGGGTTGTTTTTATGATTCCCTAAAATCAGCTGCTCCAAAATCCTTTTATCATTACACCCTAAGCTTAGAGCTGTTTTTACTGGCTGCATAAAGGAAAACATCTTGCCTTGCAAGTGTTCTGACTTGCTTATTATGTGAGCTAGCATACTAAAATGGGATTGTTTTGGCCAGACTTTTAAAGAACTTCAGAATAAGTATTCAGAAAAACCTGTTTTTCAGAAATGTGCGTGTGTTGACCTACATCTCTGACTTATACGTGTTGTTAGAAATGAATGATGCCCCCAtatatgtttgcattttattgtacTTACTCCCATCACATACCAAAATGAAAGCATACAATGCACTCTCAATTTAGTGTAAGGGACCTGGGACGTAGCCCCTATGGTTTTACCGTACCTTTAGAGATAAAGTCTAGCAAACATTTTCATGTCTGTAGGACCCTGAAATCTTGACCTTTTGGGAGTTTGATGTTTCCTATGAAATTTTCAGGCAGGGAAAAATACTACCCCAGAAGGCAAAGACTCCTTACCCTACCGTGGAAAACAATTTGAGCAGCAGAATTCAATGATAATAGTAATTAATATCAACCTAAGGCAGGCTTTCTCATTTAAATTTCTTCAGTACCCAAGGCTACTGTTAGTCACTTTGTTATTCATCAAGGAGTGGTAAAATGTGTCTTCTGTTCTTCTCTGTGATGATGGTTGGTGGGAAGATGACGTAGACCTAAAAAATCTTTATgaggttttttattcttttttaatagcaAGAAGAGAATAGTGAATagtgtctccctctccccctaccctTTCTTTTTGtctatgcaaacacacacacacacacttttaagctacaatttaaaatttcctttcagtatgtaaattttaaaagttttttgctttagcattatttttaaaatcttaataataATCTCAGGATGAGTTAAATTCCATTCCATTGACTTTTCTCTGTTGACAAAAAAAGTCATACCTAGCATtcacatgttattttttaaacaattaaaaacataaatatacatttttaaaaccagaTTTAAATCCACTTAGGTGTGGAATTATGCAGAATACACATGCTAGAGCTGATTTATAATGTCCATTATGACAAATTAAACTAAATGTAATACAGATTTTATAACACAAGAAAATCTAAATTCTCTTGATTGGCTTTCAATATTTATTATGACATTTGTATATAACTTGAAAATTGCCCTCAAAAACTCTCCTTTAGATTTCTCTTGCCATGAATTCAACTATCATCTTATAAGACCTATCCATGGtaaagatgtattttatttagtacactatcatgtcataaATTTCCCTTTGAGAATATTTGacaaactatttcttttttctattaccTAAAGACCTCATATGAACTTTTATAATGCATAATGATTCACTTGTAGAAACTATTGAAGATTTTGTTATCAAAGTCTTATAGGTAAACTGTTTAATATTCTTTAGCCaggttaagaaagaaaagatgaaagaggCTTTGACTTAGCTATAGGCGTGCCTGAGAGGTTGCTTCACTGAGTAGGATGCCTACTGGGAGCATGGAAATAAGGGGATGGTCAACTGTATTATTATGATAAAAAAACACCTGTCCACCACAAGGCAACTAGAAAATTTATCTGGTAAATAATATTGAGGGTAACATACTGAACAAGAACCTAAAGAGCTCCTTTCACCTGAAGTTTCTTTTATTCTCTCAGATATGGCACTTTGTCAAGCCCATTAGAGACCAGAGAAGCAGTGTCTATGATTCACTGCTATTACTGGGGTGTGTTCTCTCGGAGAAGAATAGAGTGATTCAAGTTAGATTAATAACGGTGAGGAAGCGGGTAGGGTGTATGTGGGTGGGAGGGTCGTGGCAGAGGAGTTAGATTGAGGaaaagaaatgttaataaaaGTACAGCTCAGGGCCATGTCTTTCTCAGATCCTTTATTAACTCAGAAATGTCACCACTGCATTtgtttggagggaaaaaaaatgtcattagaTGTCAGCTAATTCTTAAACAACAGAACATgtcttttaatcatttttaactaCCTGGAGCTTGAGGGATAACTCTCAAGATAATTTCACAGTATTGAAATCTGTTTGAAGTGCCAACAAAGAAGTCAACTCAGTTTTCT
Encoded proteins:
- the SFR1 gene encoding swi5-dependent recombination DNA repair protein 1 homolog isoform X3, yielding MAEGEVNQDFIFKMGSPSDSAVILPSTPQGCANVPSPHTSSSRKQPMSATLRERLRKTRSSFSSCYSVVKRLKVENEENDQTFSEKPSSTEESCLEFQDNFKHIDSEFEGSSYLKNTFKNINACASKSFDTEFCSGLQNDFDENLPKKGLNEEKAKLVRQIREKEDLLRRLKLVKMYRSKNDLSQLQLLIKKWRSCSQLLLYELQSAMSEENKKLSLTQLIDRYGLDDKLLHYNRSEEEFTGV
- the SFR1 gene encoding swi5-dependent recombination DNA repair protein 1 homolog isoform X1: MPLFQETNLSRLCFSGSFRYLEENGTDRLTSICKVNQDFIFKMGSPSDSAVILPSTPQGCANVPSPHTSSSRKQPMSATLRERLRKTRSSFSSCYSVVKRLKVENEENDQTFSEKPSSTEESCLEFQDNFKHIDSEFEGSSYLKNTFKNINACASKSFDTEFCSGLQNDFDENLPKKGLNEEKAKLVRQIREKEDLLRRLKLVKMYRSKNDLSQLQLLIKKWRSCSQLLLYELQSAMSEENKKLSLTQLIDRYGLDDKLLHYNRSEEEFTGIRDVAKS
- the SFR1 gene encoding swi5-dependent recombination DNA repair protein 1 homolog isoform X2, producing MPLFQETNLSRLCFSGSFRYLEENGTDRLTSICKVNQDFIFKMGSPSDSAVILPSTPQGCANVPSPHTSSSRKQPMSATLRERLRKTRSSFSSCYSVVKRLKVENEENDQTFSEKPSSTEESCLEFQDNFKHIDSEFEGSSYLKNTFKNINACASKSFDTEFCSGLQNDFDENLPKKGLNEEKAKLVRQIREKEDLLRRLKLVKMYRSKNDLSQLQLLIKKWRSCSQLLLYELQSAMSEENKKLSLTQLIDRYGLDDKLLHYNRSEEEFTGV